A region from the Sphingopyxis lindanitolerans genome encodes:
- the proB gene encoding glutamate 5-kinase, with protein sequence MTLFPPTSCPRLIVKIGSALLVDPDGAVRRDWLVGIAADIAERTKAGQQIAVVSSGAIALGARRLGLAKGGRATLEDAQAAAATGQIALSRVWADVLGAEGLTAAQMLVTLGDLEHRRRYLNAAATLDRLLGLGVVPVINENDSVATEEIRFGDNDRLAARVAQAAGAGGVVLLSDIDGLYDRNPALPDAHHVARVERIDAAIEAMADTQSASGMGSGGMVSKIAAARIANAAGAHLAIASGRTPRPLSTDARHTIFVAEKGASARKAWLAGGLTAKGRLTIDAGAEKALRGGASLLAAGVTAATGAFVRGDILDIIGPGGRVIARGLSEYPTSDAAAILGLGRDAQEAALGYAPRAAMVHRDHMVLL encoded by the coding sequence ATGACCCTGTTTCCTCCCACCTCCTGCCCGCGCCTGATCGTCAAGATCGGATCGGCCCTGCTCGTCGATCCCGACGGTGCGGTGCGGCGCGACTGGCTGGTGGGGATCGCCGCCGACATCGCCGAACGGACGAAGGCGGGCCAGCAGATCGCGGTCGTTTCGTCGGGGGCGATCGCGCTCGGGGCGCGGCGGCTGGGGCTGGCGAAGGGCGGCCGTGCGACGCTGGAGGATGCGCAGGCCGCGGCGGCGACCGGCCAGATCGCGCTGAGCCGGGTGTGGGCCGACGTGCTCGGCGCCGAAGGGCTGACCGCGGCGCAGATGCTGGTGACGCTCGGCGACCTCGAACATCGCCGCCGCTACCTCAACGCCGCCGCGACGCTCGACCGATTGCTCGGCCTGGGCGTGGTGCCGGTGATCAACGAGAATGACAGCGTCGCGACCGAGGAAATCCGCTTTGGCGACAACGACCGGCTCGCGGCGCGCGTCGCGCAGGCGGCGGGCGCGGGCGGCGTCGTGCTGCTGTCCGACATCGACGGGCTTTACGATCGCAACCCCGCGCTCCCCGATGCCCATCATGTGGCGCGCGTCGAGCGGATCGACGCCGCGATCGAGGCGATGGCCGATACCCAGTCGGCATCGGGCATGGGGTCAGGCGGCATGGTGTCGAAGATCGCGGCGGCGCGCATCGCCAATGCCGCCGGCGCGCACCTCGCCATCGCGTCGGGGAGGACCCCGCGCCCGCTCTCGACCGACGCACGCCACACGATCTTCGTCGCCGAAAAGGGAGCGAGCGCGCGCAAGGCGTGGCTCGCGGGCGGGCTGACCGCGAAGGGCCGCCTCACGATCGACGCGGGCGCGGAAAAGGCGCTGCGCGGCGGTGCCAGCCTGCTCGCCGCCGGAGTCACCGCCGCGACCGGCGCTTTCGTGCGCGGGGATATTCTCGACATCATCGGCCCCGGCGGCCGCGTCATCGCGCGCGGCCTGTCCGAATATCCGACCAGCGACGCCGCCGCGATCCTCGGCCTTGGCCGCGACGCGCAGGAAGCGGCGCTCGGCTATGCGCCGCGCGCCGCGATGGTCCACCGCGACCATATGGTGCTGCTGTGA
- a CDS encoding NAD-dependent epimerase/dehydratase family protein — protein MTGATGFVGKAVLRQAIAAGWRVRALTRRPQTKRDGVSWIAGALDNSEALAEMAAGSAVLIHIAGVVNVPTRAAFEAGNATATAHVVAAARGAGVRRFIHVSSLAAREPSISNYGWSKARAETIVEASGLDWTIVRPPAVFGPGDTEMLDLFRMARRGVALVPPGRMSAIYVEELARLLVALAADREASIGRVYEPDDGHRGGWTYGDFARAIGQAVGRAHVRALPVPGTLLKAAGRLDTLVRRKAAKLTLDRARYIAHPDWVVAESARPPAMLWKPAIDTNDALAETVRWYRQEGWL, from the coding sequence ATGACCGGGGCGACCGGCTTCGTGGGCAAGGCGGTGCTGCGCCAGGCGATCGCCGCGGGCTGGCGCGTCCGCGCCCTCACCCGCCGCCCGCAGACGAAGCGCGACGGCGTCAGCTGGATCGCGGGCGCGCTCGACAATTCCGAAGCGCTCGCCGAAATGGCGGCGGGCAGCGCCGTTCTGATCCATATCGCGGGGGTAGTGAACGTGCCGACGCGCGCCGCTTTCGAGGCGGGCAATGCGACCGCGACCGCCCATGTCGTCGCCGCGGCGCGCGGCGCGGGGGTGCGGCGCTTCATCCATGTCTCGTCGCTCGCGGCGCGCGAGCCGAGCATCTCCAACTATGGCTGGTCGAAGGCGCGCGCCGAGACCATCGTCGAGGCGAGCGGGCTCGATTGGACGATCGTGCGCCCGCCCGCGGTGTTCGGCCCCGGCGATACCGAGATGCTCGACCTGTTCCGCATGGCGCGGCGCGGCGTCGCGCTTGTCCCGCCGGGGCGGATGTCGGCGATTTATGTCGAGGAACTGGCGCGCCTGCTCGTCGCGCTCGCCGCCGACCGCGAAGCGAGCATCGGGCGGGTTTATGAACCCGACGACGGACATCGCGGCGGCTGGACCTATGGCGATTTCGCCCGCGCGATCGGCCAAGCGGTCGGGCGCGCGCATGTCCGGGCGCTGCCGGTTCCGGGCACGCTGCTCAAGGCGGCGGGGCGGCTCGACACGCTGGTGCGCCGCAAGGCAGCAAAGCTGACTCTCGACCGTGCGCGCTATATCGCGCATCCCGACTGGGTCGTCGCCGAGAGCGCGCGGCCGCCCGCGATGCTGTGGAAACCGGCGATCGACACGAACGATGCGCTGGCGGAAACGGTGCGCTGGTATCGGCAAGAAGGGTGGCTGTAG
- the sppA gene encoding signal peptide peptidase SppA translates to MTDTTATPPTDPAGPWAIPVRRPLPGGDKPGGSTSFPRKVWHLLVAIKDGLALIFLLLFFVAIFALLAGRPNASLPVSAGALVVDFDGIVSEQPSDVDPLAALSGGDQLKELRTRDVVHALETAATDKRVTSVVLDLDRFLGGGQVSLAEIGAAVDKVRAAKKPVLAFATAYTTDSYQVAAHASEIWSDAVGGVAIAGPGGSRLYYKGLMDKLGITAHIYRVGTFKSAVEPFLRSDQSPEAKEADLAYAGVLWENWLTDVKKARPAAKIDAFIADTAGAVKAAGNDLSKAGVDAGLIDKVGSRMAFSERVAEISGVYDDSRPWEYNAIPLENWVAANPPQDKGAAIAVVPVVGEIVDGEAGGGSAGGDTIADHILDAVADSSTKAIVLRVDSPGGSVLASEQIRQALLQAKAKKLPVVVSMANVAASGGYWISTPADRIFAEPETITGSIGVFGIIPSFDQALAKIGVNADGIATTPLSGQPDVFGGVNDEFNALAQASVEDIYARFTGLVAKSRKQPIEKIRTIAEGRVWAGGTARQIGLVDQFGGLPDALAAAAKLAKIDGAYHAKYYEEEPSELSKMLASLTGAEQDQQAMAPRGWFGIAAMNRQLTERRLAQDLTMLTRAGSVQASCLDCRAFLPAAPRAPEAKGWLGALALLLK, encoded by the coding sequence ATGACCGACACCACCGCGACCCCTCCGACCGACCCCGCCGGCCCCTGGGCCATCCCCGTCCGCCGGCCGCTCCCCGGGGGCGACAAGCCCGGCGGGAGCACCAGCTTTCCGCGCAAGGTCTGGCACTTGCTCGTCGCGATCAAGGACGGGCTGGCGCTGATCTTCCTGCTCTTGTTCTTCGTGGCGATCTTCGCGCTGCTCGCCGGACGCCCCAATGCGTCGCTGCCGGTCAGCGCGGGCGCGCTCGTCGTCGATTTCGACGGCATCGTTTCCGAACAGCCCTCCGACGTCGATCCGCTCGCCGCGCTGTCGGGCGGCGACCAACTCAAGGAACTGCGCACCCGCGACGTCGTCCACGCACTCGAAACCGCGGCCACCGACAAGCGCGTCACCTCGGTCGTCCTCGACCTCGACCGCTTCCTGGGCGGCGGGCAGGTCTCGCTCGCCGAGATCGGCGCGGCGGTCGACAAGGTGCGCGCGGCGAAGAAGCCGGTGCTCGCCTTCGCCACCGCCTATACGACCGACAGCTATCAGGTCGCGGCGCATGCGAGCGAAATCTGGTCGGATGCGGTCGGCGGCGTCGCCATCGCCGGACCGGGCGGCTCGCGCCTCTATTACAAGGGACTGATGGACAAGCTCGGCATCACCGCGCACATCTATCGCGTCGGCACCTTCAAGAGCGCGGTCGAACCCTTTCTGCGCAGCGACCAGTCGCCCGAGGCGAAAGAAGCCGATTTGGCCTATGCTGGTGTGTTGTGGGAAAATTGGCTGACCGACGTCAAAAAAGCGCGTCCGGCGGCCAAGATCGACGCCTTCATCGCCGACACCGCGGGCGCGGTGAAGGCCGCGGGCAATGATCTGTCGAAGGCGGGCGTCGATGCCGGGCTGATCGACAAGGTCGGCAGCCGCATGGCGTTCAGCGAACGCGTCGCCGAAATCAGCGGCGTCTATGACGACAGCCGTCCGTGGGAATATAATGCGATCCCGCTCGAAAACTGGGTCGCGGCCAATCCCCCGCAGGATAAGGGCGCGGCGATCGCCGTCGTGCCGGTGGTCGGCGAAATCGTCGATGGCGAGGCGGGGGGCGGCTCGGCCGGCGGCGACACGATCGCGGACCATATTCTCGACGCCGTCGCCGACAGCAGCACCAAGGCGATCGTGCTGCGCGTCGATTCGCCCGGCGGGTCGGTCCTCGCATCGGAGCAGATTCGCCAGGCGCTGCTCCAGGCCAAGGCGAAGAAGCTGCCCGTCGTCGTGTCGATGGCGAATGTCGCGGCATCGGGCGGTTATTGGATATCGACCCCCGCCGACCGCATCTTTGCCGAGCCCGAGACGATCACCGGCTCGATCGGCGTCTTTGGCATCATCCCGAGCTTCGACCAGGCGCTCGCCAAGATCGGGGTCAACGCCGACGGTATCGCGACGACGCCGCTGTCGGGTCAGCCCGACGTGTTCGGCGGCGTGAACGACGAGTTCAACGCGCTCGCGCAGGCGAGCGTCGAGGATATTTACGCGCGCTTCACCGGCCTTGTCGCCAAAAGCCGCAAGCAGCCGATCGAGAAAATCCGCACGATCGCCGAAGGCCGCGTCTGGGCGGGCGGCACCGCGCGCCAGATCGGCCTTGTCGACCAGTTCGGCGGCCTCCCCGACGCGCTCGCCGCAGCGGCGAAGCTCGCGAAGATCGACGGCGCTTATCACGCCAAATATTATGAGGAAGAGCCGAGCGAATTGTCCAAGATGCTCGCCAGTCTCACCGGCGCCGAGCAGGACCAGCAGGCGATGGCGCCGCGCGGCTGGTTCGGTATCGCGGCGATGAACCGCCAGCTCACCGAGCGGCGGCTGGCGCAGGATCTGACCATGCTCACCCGCGCGGGATCGGTGCAGGCAAGCTGCCTCGACTGCCGCGCCTTCCTGCCCGCCGCGCCGCGCGCGCCGGAGGCGAAGGGGTGGCTCGGCGCGCTGGCGCTGCTGCTGAAGTAA
- a CDS encoding alpha/beta fold hydrolase encodes MTTGQATANGIEIAYEDRGPSDAPAILLVMGLGGQLTLWPDEFVDALVAHGFRVIRYDNRDVGLSTRFDAAGVPNLKWMFVKAALKLPVRSAYALADMAADGMALLDHLGIDRAHIVGASMGGMIAQHIAARYPDRVLSLTSIMSTTGNPRLPRAQKEAMRVLANRPMGGDAEAMIAYSVNAARVIGSPGYPAEEERLQRRVRGDYARGWYPQGVARQMAAIVADGDRRAMLKAITAPTLVIHGEADPLVPIAGGRDTAAHIAGARLLTIPGMGHDLPLALVDTLTGAIAEHAKDGAVAA; translated from the coding sequence ATGACGACGGGACAGGCGACCGCAAACGGCATCGAGATCGCCTATGAGGACAGGGGGCCGAGCGACGCGCCCGCCATTCTGCTGGTGATGGGGCTGGGGGGACAGCTCACCCTCTGGCCCGACGAGTTCGTCGATGCGCTCGTCGCGCACGGCTTTCGCGTCATCCGCTACGACAATCGCGACGTCGGCCTGTCAACGCGCTTCGACGCCGCGGGCGTCCCGAACCTCAAATGGATGTTCGTCAAGGCGGCGCTGAAGCTGCCGGTGCGCAGCGCCTATGCGCTCGCCGACATGGCGGCCGACGGGATGGCGCTGCTCGATCATCTCGGCATCGACCGCGCACATATCGTCGGCGCGTCGATGGGCGGGATGATCGCGCAGCACATCGCCGCGCGCTATCCCGATCGCGTGCTGTCGCTGACCTCGATCATGTCGACCACCGGCAATCCGCGGCTGCCGCGCGCGCAGAAGGAGGCGATGCGGGTTCTCGCCAATCGTCCGATGGGCGGCGATGCCGAGGCGATGATCGCTTATTCGGTGAACGCCGCGCGCGTCATCGGCAGCCCCGGCTATCCCGCCGAGGAGGAGCGGCTGCAACGCCGGGTTCGCGGTGATTATGCGCGCGGCTGGTATCCGCAGGGCGTCGCGCGCCAGATGGCGGCGATCGTCGCCGACGGCGACCGGCGCGCGATGCTGAAGGCCATCACGGCGCCGACGCTGGTGATCCATGGCGAGGCCGACCCGCTCGTGCCGATCGCGGGCGGGCGCGATACCGCCGCGCATATCGCGGGCGCGCGGCTGCTGACGATCCCCGGCATGGGGCACGACCTGCCGCTCGCGCTCGTCGATACGCTGACCGGGGCGATCGCGGAGCATGCGAAGGATGGGGCGGTGGCAGCCTGA
- a CDS encoding trimeric intracellular cation channel family protein translates to MPDIDNALIIRLLDLAGIGVFALSGALMAVRLRQTLVTAAFFALVTGVGGGSVRDLLIGAPVFWVHDSAIAAMCIAIALIVWITPERWWPGHLLEWADAVGLAGYAVFGTAKALAWGVPPVPALMMGVITGCVGGTIRDILAGVPSIIMRPEIYVTAAALASGLYLVLLWLGLGTAVAAIIGACAGFILRGAAIRWSLGLPVYKAPPESG, encoded by the coding sequence ATGCCCGACATCGACAATGCGCTGATCATCCGCCTGCTCGACCTTGCGGGGATCGGCGTGTTCGCGCTGTCGGGTGCATTGATGGCGGTGCGGCTGCGGCAAACGCTGGTGACTGCCGCCTTTTTCGCACTCGTCACCGGGGTCGGCGGCGGCAGCGTGCGCGACCTGCTGATCGGCGCACCGGTGTTCTGGGTCCACGACAGCGCGATCGCCGCGATGTGCATTGCGATCGCGCTGATTGTCTGGATCACCCCCGAACGCTGGTGGCCGGGGCATCTGCTCGAATGGGCCGATGCCGTCGGCCTTGCCGGCTATGCCGTGTTCGGCACCGCGAAAGCGCTCGCCTGGGGCGTTCCGCCGGTGCCCGCGCTGATGATGGGGGTCATCACCGGCTGCGTCGGCGGTACGATTCGCGACATATTGGCGGGGGTGCCGTCGATCATCATGCGTCCCGAAATCTATGTCACCGCGGCGGCGCTCGCGTCGGGGCTTTATCTCGTACTGCTATGGCTCGGCCTGGGAACGGCGGTCGCGGCGATCATCGGCGCTTGCGCTGGATTCATCCTGCGCGGGGCGGCGATTCGCTGGTCGTTGGGACTCCCGGTCTACAAGGCTCCCCCCGAATCGGGCTGA
- the lpdA gene encoding dihydrolipoyl dehydrogenase, producing MADYDYDVLVIGAGPGGYVAAIRAAQLGLKTACAEGRETLGGTCLNVGCIPSKAMLHASEYYEAAAGGAMAAMGIKVKPELDLPTMHGQRKDAVKGLTGGIEFLFKKNKIDWLKGYAKFTAADTVEVAGKAVRAKNIIIATGSSVTPLPGVEVDNDKQIIVDSTGALELAKVPGHMVVIGGGVIGLELGSVWRRLGAKVTVVEFLDQILPGMDGDVRKEANRIFKKQGMEFKLKTKVTKAEVKGEKAVLTLEPAAGGDAETLDADVVLVSIGRRPNTDGLALDKAGLTVNKRGQIETDHDFRTSVAGIWAIGDVVPGPMLAHKAEDEGIACAENIAGQTGIVNHDVIPSVVYTWPEIAGVGLTEEAAKERGEVKVGKFPMMANSRAKTNHEPDGFVKVIADAKSDRVLGVWCIASVAGTMIAQAAQAMEFGATSEDIAYTCHAHPTHSEAIKEAAMAVTGKPIHI from the coding sequence ATGGCTGATTACGACTATGACGTCCTTGTCATCGGTGCCGGTCCCGGCGGTTATGTCGCGGCGATCCGCGCGGCGCAGCTCGGGCTCAAGACCGCGTGCGCCGAAGGGCGCGAGACGCTGGGCGGCACCTGCCTCAACGTCGGCTGCATCCCTTCGAAGGCGATGCTCCACGCGTCCGAATATTATGAGGCGGCGGCTGGCGGCGCGATGGCGGCGATGGGCATCAAGGTGAAGCCCGAACTAGACCTGCCCACCATGCACGGCCAGCGCAAGGATGCGGTCAAGGGTCTGACCGGCGGGATCGAATTCCTGTTCAAGAAGAACAAGATCGATTGGCTGAAAGGTTATGCCAAATTCACCGCCGCCGACACCGTCGAGGTCGCGGGCAAGGCGGTGCGCGCGAAGAATATCATCATCGCGACCGGATCGTCGGTGACTCCGCTTCCGGGTGTGGAAGTCGATAACGACAAGCAGATCATCGTCGATTCGACCGGCGCGCTCGAACTCGCCAAGGTGCCCGGCCATATGGTCGTCATCGGTGGCGGAGTGATCGGGCTCGAACTCGGCAGCGTCTGGCGCCGCCTCGGCGCCAAGGTCACCGTGGTCGAATTTCTCGATCAGATCCTGCCCGGCATGGACGGCGACGTCCGCAAGGAAGCGAACCGGATCTTCAAGAAGCAGGGCATGGAATTCAAGCTCAAGACCAAGGTCACCAAGGCCGAGGTGAAGGGCGAGAAGGCGGTGCTGACGCTCGAACCCGCGGCGGGCGGCGACGCGGAAACGCTCGACGCCGATGTCGTTCTCGTCTCGATCGGGCGGCGGCCCAACACCGATGGGCTTGCGCTCGACAAGGCGGGCCTCACGGTCAACAAGCGCGGCCAGATCGAAACCGACCATGATTTCCGCACGAGCGTTGCCGGCATCTGGGCGATCGGCGACGTCGTTCCCGGCCCGATGCTCGCGCACAAGGCCGAGGACGAAGGCATCGCCTGCGCCGAGAATATCGCGGGGCAGACCGGCATCGTGAACCACGACGTGATTCCGTCGGTCGTCTACACCTGGCCCGAAATCGCCGGTGTCGGCCTGACCGAGGAAGCGGCGAAGGAAAGGGGCGAAGTCAAGGTCGGCAAATTCCCGATGATGGCGAACAGCCGCGCCAAGACCAACCATGAGCCCGACGGCTTCGTGAAGGTGATCGCCGACGCGAAAAGCGACCGCGTGCTCGGCGTCTGGTGCATCGCCAGCGTCGCGGGCACGATGATTGCGCAGGCCGCGCAGGCGATGGAATTCGGCGCGACGTCCGAAGACATCGCCTATACCTGTCACGCCCACCCGACGCACAGCGAGGCGATCAAGGAAGCCGCGATGGCGGTGACGGGCAAGCCGATCCATATTTGA
- a CDS encoding GIY-YIG nuclease family protein, which produces MNKPGYLYLMASRRNGTTYLGVTSDLLKRVWQHRNEVIDSFSKKYGCTLLVWYEAFDDIQQARQRELQMKKWKRAWKVELIERDNPQWLDLFDRLSL; this is translated from the coding sequence GTGAACAAACCCGGCTATCTTTATTTGATGGCCAGTCGCCGGAACGGGACGACGTATCTGGGTGTGACCAGCGATCTTCTGAAACGGGTTTGGCAGCATCGCAACGAAGTGATCGATAGCTTCAGCAAGAAATATGGTTGTACGCTACTGGTCTGGTATGAAGCGTTTGATGACATCCAGCAGGCGCGTCAGCGCGAACTGCAGATGAAGAAATGGAAACGGGCGTGGAAGGTTGAACTGATCGAGCGGGATAATCCACAGTGGCTGGATTTGTTCGACAGGCTATCGCTTTGA
- the odhB gene encoding 2-oxoglutarate dehydrogenase complex dihydrolipoyllysine-residue succinyltransferase — MSTEVKVPTLGESVTEATIGEWLKQPGEPVAMDEPIASLETDKVAVEVPSPVAGVMGQQVVAVGETVNVGAVIATIEAGDGKATAPTPAPAAKEAAAPTPAAPTAPAPVEDSGDGVTTLSPAVRRLVLEHGVDPTRIKGSGKDGRLTKEDVLAAANAAPEAAPVPAAAPAPTPAANGAPGRREERVKMTRMRQTIAKRLKSAQETAAMLTTFNDVDMSAVIATRDKYRESFEKKHGVRLGFMSFFTKAVALAAHDIPSVNGRIDGDEIVYYDYLDVSIAVSAPNGLVVPIVRNAESLSFAGIEKAIADLGKRAKEGTLTMDDMTGGTFTISNGGVFGGLMSTPIINPPQSAVLGLHRIEDRPVVRDGEIVIRPMMYLALSYDHRLVDGREAVTFLKTIKEAIEDPTRLLIDL, encoded by the coding sequence ATGAGCACCGAAGTTAAAGTCCCCACGCTGGGCGAGAGCGTCACCGAAGCGACGATCGGCGAATGGCTGAAACAGCCGGGCGAGCCCGTCGCGATGGACGAACCGATCGCGAGCCTTGAAACCGACAAGGTCGCGGTCGAAGTCCCGTCGCCGGTCGCCGGCGTGATGGGCCAGCAGGTCGTCGCGGTCGGCGAAACGGTCAATGTCGGCGCGGTGATCGCGACGATCGAGGCGGGGGATGGCAAGGCCACGGCGCCGACGCCCGCGCCCGCCGCCAAGGAAGCCGCCGCCCCGACGCCCGCCGCCCCGACGGCTCCGGCTCCGGTCGAAGACAGCGGCGACGGCGTCACGACGCTGTCGCCCGCGGTCCGCCGCCTGGTGCTCGAACATGGCGTCGATCCGACCCGGATCAAGGGCAGCGGCAAGGACGGCCGCCTGACCAAGGAAGATGTGCTCGCCGCCGCCAACGCAGCGCCCGAAGCCGCGCCCGTTCCGGCGGCGGCCCCCGCGCCGACCCCCGCCGCGAATGGCGCACCGGGCCGCCGCGAGGAGCGGGTCAAGATGACGCGCATGCGCCAGACGATCGCCAAGCGGCTGAAATCGGCGCAGGAAACCGCGGCGATGCTGACGACGTTCAATGACGTCGATATGTCGGCGGTGATCGCGACACGCGACAAATATCGCGAGAGCTTCGAGAAGAAGCATGGCGTGCGGCTTGGCTTCATGAGCTTTTTCACCAAGGCGGTCGCGCTCGCGGCGCACGACATCCCGTCGGTCAACGGCCGGATCGACGGCGACGAGATCGTCTATTATGATTATCTCGACGTCTCGATCGCGGTCAGCGCGCCGAACGGCCTGGTCGTGCCGATCGTCCGCAACGCCGAAAGCCTGTCCTTCGCGGGGATCGAAAAAGCGATCGCCGACCTCGGCAAGCGCGCCAAGGAAGGCACGCTGACGATGGACGACATGACCGGCGGCACCTTCACCATCTCGAACGGCGGCGTCTTCGGCGGCCTGATGTCGACCCCGATCATCAACCCGCCGCAGTCGGCGGTGCTCGGCCTCCACCGCATCGAAGACCGCCCGGTCGTGCGCGACGGCGAGATCGTGATCCGTCCGATGATGTATCTGGCGCTCAGCTATGACCATCGGCTGGTCGACGGCCGCGAGGCGGTGACCTTCCTGAAGACGATCAAGGAAGCGATCGAGGACCCGACGCGGCTGCTGATCGATCTATGA